The genome window CCCAAATCGCCTACATGCGCTCACGCGCAGCCATGCGCTGTCTCGTGGTCAAAGCTTTCCGACTATTTCGCTTCATAGGTTTTCGCAAGAAATCCGCGACGCTCTGATTTCGGAGTTTTTCAACACAATCGGCCGATCTGGACCTATTCGGAAAGCGTGCCACCAGCCAAGTTCATTCATGATTCCGAGGATCGGCGCGGAACCGCAGTCTCTTCCTTGATTTCGGGCGGGTGCATCGTGTCCGGCACGCAGATCCGCAATTCGCTGCTGTTCACGCAGGTGCATACAAACTCCTATGCACAGTTGAGCGGGGCTGTGGTGCTGCCTTATGCCGAGATTGGGCGATCTGCGCACCTGACCAATGTGGTGATCGACCGGGGTGTCCAAATCCCCGAAGGACTGGTCGTGGGCGAGGATGCGGCCGAGGATGCCAAGTGGTTCAACGTCTCGGACGGGGGCGTCACGCTGATTACCAAGCCGATGATAGACCGGTGGAACGCGAACGCATGACGCAGGTCCTGTCGGTCGCGTCCGAGTGCGCCCCGCTGGTGAAAACCGGCGGGCTGGCCGATGTCGTCGGCGCGCTGCCCGGGGCGATGGCGGGCCAAGGGTGGCGTGTGCGCAGCTTCCTGCCCGGATATCCGGCGGTCACCGACGCACTGACGTCCGCGAAAACAGTCCTGAAAGAGCGTGACTTCTTCGGCGGACCGGTGCGGGTTCTGGCCGGGGAAGCGGCGGGCCTTGACCTGTTGGTCTTTGACGCGCCGCATTTGTTTGACCGCGATGGCTCGCCCTATCTTGATGCAGGCGGGACCGACTGGCCGGACAATGCGCAGCGGTTTGCGGCGTTCAACCAGATGGCCGCGCGGCTTGCGACCGGAGCGATCAAGGGCTGGCAGCCCGATGTGGTGCATGGGCATGACTGGCAGGCAGGGCTGGTGCCCTATTACCTGCGCGACACGGCGAACCGGCCCGGAACACTGCTGACGATCCACAATGTCGCGTTTCACGGGCTTGCCCCAGAGGCTGCGATGGCTGAGCTGGGCCTCGACCGGGCGGATTTCACCAGCGCGGGGTTCGAATTCTGGGGGCAAGCCTCGGCCCTGAAAGCCGGGATCGTCTGGTCGGACAAGATCAACACCGTCTCGGCCACCTATGCGCGGGAGTTGCTGACGCCGGAATTCGGGATGGGCATGGACGGCGTGTTGAAGACCCGTGCCAGCGATCTGAGTGGTATTTTGAACGGCATCGACGCGACGGTCTGGAACCCGGTGACCGATCCGGCGATCAAGACCTATTCAACCCCGCGCGGCAAGGCCAGGGCGAAGGCCGCCCTGCGGGCAGAGTTCGGATTGCCCGATACGGACGGGCCTTTGACGGTCGTGGTGTCGCGATTGTCGGAGCAAAAGGGTCTTGATGCCCTGCTGGATGCGCTGCCTGCATTGATTGACCACGGTGGCCAGCTGGCCCTGCTGGGGACCGGTGACAAACGGCTCGAAGCGGCGTGGAGGGGGGCGGCCAGTCATCCGAATGTGGCCGTGCACATCGGTTATGACGAAGCGATGAGCCATCGGATGATTGCCGGGGCCGACGCGATTCTGGTGCCCAGCCGGTTTGAGCCCTGCGGCCTGACGCAGCTTTACGGGCTGCGTTACGGGACCTTGCCTGTGGTGGCGCGCACCGGTGGCCTGGCGGATACGGTCATCGATGCGAACCCTGTGGCACTGGCCAGTGGCGTGGCGACGGGCATTCAGTTTCACCCCGTCACGGCGGACGCCGTCGCCGGGGCCTTCGCGCGCTTGCTGGACCTGTGGCGCGCGCCAAAGATCTGGGCAAAGATGCAACGCAACGCAATGGGTCAGCCGGTGGGGTGGGACGCCTCGGCGCCGCTGTATGCCCAGCTTTATGGCGCCCTCGCCCGGTGACGGGGATGCCGGCACTGTCGTCTGGTCGTCCGTACCCGATGGGGGCAACGCCCGACCCTGCTGGGGTGAATTTCGCGGTATTTTCCGACAATGCGGTTCGGATCGAGGTTTGTCTGTTCGACAATGCCGGGACCGAGGAACGCTTTGCTTTGCCCGGGCGCGAAGGTGGTATCTGGTACGGTCATATCGCGGGGATCGGTCCGGGCCAGCATTACGGTCTGCGCGCCCATGGGCCGTTTGCCCCGGATCAGGGGCACCGTTTCAACCCGGCGAAACTGTTGCTGGACCCCTATGCGCGCAAGATCACCGGTCACCCGATCTGGGACCCGGCCATGTTCGATGGCGACGTGGCCAACCCGACCGATACCGCCCCGTTCATGCCGCGCTGCGTTGTTGACGCGCCCTTACCCGAGGCGCCCCGCATTGCAGGCCGGCCGCTGGAACAGACAGTGATTTACGAGGCGCATCTGAAAGGCCTGACCGCATGCATGCCCGGCGTGGCCGATCCCGGCACCTGGTCGGCGCTTGCCGACCCCCGGTTGCGCGGTCATCTGACAAACCTTGGGGTGACTGCACTGGAATTGCTGCCGGTGCAGGCGTTCATCAATGATCGGTTTCTGGTCGATCTGGGGCTGACCAACTATTGGGGGTATCAGACTGTCGGGTTTTTTGCGCCCGATCCACGCTATCTGGCCAGCGATCAGGTGATCGAGGTTCAGCGCGCCATCGCGGCGCTGCATGAGGATGGCGTCGAAGTGATTCTGGACGTCGTCTACAATCACTCGGGTGAGGGGGATCATCTGGGTCCGACGCTGTGTTTTCGCGGCCTCGACAACGCGAGTTATTATCGGCTGGCGGCGGATCGCAGCCGTTATGTCAACGACACCGGCACCGGCAACACGCTGGATCTGACGCATCCGATGGTGCTGCGCATGGTGATGGACAGCCTGCGCTATTGGGTGCAGGTGATGGGCGTTGACGGCTTCCGCTTCGATCTTGCGGCTACGCTGGCGCGCAGGGAAGGCGGGTTTGACCCACGCGCGCCCTTGCTGGACGCCATCCGGCAAGACCCGGCGCTGGTGGGCGTGAAGCTGATTGCCGAACCCTGGGATATCGGCCCCGGAGGCTATCAGTTGGGCGCGTTTCC of Paracoccaceae bacterium contains these proteins:
- the glgA gene encoding glycogen synthase GlgA, giving the protein MTQVLSVASECAPLVKTGGLADVVGALPGAMAGQGWRVRSFLPGYPAVTDALTSAKTVLKERDFFGGPVRVLAGEAAGLDLLVFDAPHLFDRDGSPYLDAGGTDWPDNAQRFAAFNQMAARLATGAIKGWQPDVVHGHDWQAGLVPYYLRDTANRPGTLLTIHNVAFHGLAPEAAMAELGLDRADFTSAGFEFWGQASALKAGIVWSDKINTVSATYARELLTPEFGMGMDGVLKTRASDLSGILNGIDATVWNPVTDPAIKTYSTPRGKARAKAALRAEFGLPDTDGPLTVVVSRLSEQKGLDALLDALPALIDHGGQLALLGTGDKRLEAAWRGAASHPNVAVHIGYDEAMSHRMIAGADAILVPSRFEPCGLTQLYGLRYGTLPVVARTGGLADTVIDANPVALASGVATGIQFHPVTADAVAGAFARLLDLWRAPKIWAKMQRNAMGQPVGWDASAPLYAQLYGALAR
- the glgX gene encoding glycogen debranching protein GlgX; translated protein: MPALSSGRPYPMGATPDPAGVNFAVFSDNAVRIEVCLFDNAGTEERFALPGREGGIWYGHIAGIGPGQHYGLRAHGPFAPDQGHRFNPAKLLLDPYARKITGHPIWDPAMFDGDVANPTDTAPFMPRCVVDAPLPEAPRIAGRPLEQTVIYEAHLKGLTACMPGVADPGTWSALADPRLRGHLTNLGVTALELLPVQAFINDRFLVDLGLTNYWGYQTVGFFAPDPRYLASDQVIEVQRAIAALHEDGVEVILDVVYNHSGEGDHLGPTLCFRGLDNASYYRLAADRSRYVNDTGTGNTLDLTHPMVLRMVMDSLRYWVQVMGVDGFRFDLAATLARREGGFDPRAPLLDAIRQDPALVGVKLIAEPWDIGPGGYQLGAFPAPFAEWNDRFRDTTRRFWRGDAGQAADMAAGLMGSAAQFDHSGRAATSSVNLITAHDGFTLADTTRYARRHNQANGEGGRDGHGQNFSDNFGVEGPTDDPDILAARAQRQRNMLATLMLSQGTPMLLAGDEGGRTQNGNNNGYNQDNETTWINWAGADAGLQEFTRRLIEIRHAWPALRQRHFLHGEPRADGAPDLIWRRADGAVMEAADWTRPDLRLVIAELRIAADAPGATDSTAMLMALNAGPATRIHLPDGDWHRLLDTSQPEASPRAHVDTTFPLNAASLVLLATQAESP